The following are encoded together in the Myotis daubentonii chromosome Y, mMyoDau2.1, whole genome shotgun sequence genome:
- the LOC132225525 gene encoding melanoma antigen preferentially expressed in tumors-like, whose protein sequence is HSSFMGMSLPAPRRLLELACQSLLRDEASAIAALEWLPMELFPPLFITAFTGKHSRVLKAMVQAWPFPCLPLGALMNHRQSYQDILQAVLEGLDAMLAQDPRPRRCKLQVLNLQKRVHLEFWMVWAGTRAHVCSLLEPEALQPMRIRRKVHSLRARPNPPLAPVEVLIDLCLKKGVLDESLSYLIKKVSERRGLLHLCSKKLKVFAMSKQNTKILDMVQLVSVQDLEVNCTWKLSTLRKFAPYLGQMGNLRRFLLSHVITSSHTTLEQEKQCVGLVTSQFLNLPHLQELNLDDVSILRGHLDEILRCLKSPLETLSITNCLLFERDFRHLSQHLNVSQLKSLSFSGLNLTIISSRSLQFLLERASPTLQDLDLDECGIMDHQFLDILPALSHCSQLTTLSFCENPISMTVLEDLLRHVVGLSKLSCVIYAAPVESYEETSSNINLGRLAQMHAVLKHMLQELGRPGMVWLCAYPCPHCGCRTFHDPTPIL, encoded by the exons catagcagcttcatggggatgagcctcccagctccacgcCGACTCCTGGAACTGGCATGTCAGAGCCTGCTGCGGGATGAAGCCTCGGCCATCGCTGCTCTGGAGTGGCTTCCTATggagctcttcccacctcttttcatcacagccttcactgggaagcacagcagagtcctgaaggccatggtgcaggcttggcccttcccctgcctccctctgggggccctgatgaaccatcggcagtcttaccaggatatcttgcaggctgtgctcgagggactcgatgccatgcttgcccaggaccctcgacccag gagatgtaaactgcaggtgcttaatttacagaagagagttcatttggagttctggatggtgtgggcaggtaccagagcccatgtgtgctcactgctggagcctgaggccctgcagcccatgaggaTTAGGAGGAAAGTACACAGCTTAAGGGCCAGGCCAAATCCACCCTTGGCCCCCGTGGAGGTGTTAATAGACCTTTGCCTCAAGAAAGGTGTCCTTGATGAGTCCCTCAGCTACCTGATTAAGAAAGTCAGCGAGAGGAGAGGTTTGCTGCACCTTTGCTCTAAGAAGCTGAAGGTTTTTGCGATGTCGAAGCAAAACACTAAAATCCTGGATATGGTGCAGCTGGTCTCTGTccaggatttggaggtaaactgtacctggaagctgtccactctgaggaagttcgctccttacctgggccagatgggcaatctgcgccggttcctgctctcccacgtcatcacgtcttctcacaccaccttggagcaggagaagcagtgtgttggcctggtcacctctcaattcctcaacctgccccacctccaggagctcaATTTGGACGATGTCTCCAtcctcagaggccacctggatgaaatcctcag gtgcctgaagagccccttggagaccctgtccatcactaactgcctgcttttcgaaagagactttagacatctctcccagcatctgaatgtcagccagctgaaaagcctgagtttcagtgggctcaacctgaccattatcagttctcggtcactccaatttcttttagagagagcctcccccactctccaggacctggacttggatgagtgtgggatcatggaccaccagttcctggacatcctgccagccctgagccactgctcccagctcACAACCCTAAGTTTCTGTGAAAACCCCATCTCCATGACCGTCCTGGAGGACCTGCTTCGCCACGTTGTCGGGCTGAGCAAGCTGAGTTGCGTGATTTATGCGGCGCCCGTGGAGAGTTATGAGGAAACTAGCAGcaacatcaacctgggccgacttgcccagatgcatgctgtgctaaagcatatgctgcaggagttgggtcggcccggcatggtctggctctgtgcttacccctgtcctcactgtggctgtagaaccttccatgacccaactcccattctgtga